In a single window of the Trichoderma breve strain T069 chromosome 6, whole genome shotgun sequence genome:
- a CDS encoding thiamine pyrophosphokinase, catalytic domain-containing protein, whose protein sequence is MASVFEWQPNRFLQDQPSPQPFALLVLNQPLKNSSNLRKLWRHSSLRVAADGGANRLHELSSFQGKFSNLQVIIGDLDSLRPSVHNFYTSQHTPAQIIHDTDQETTDFGKAITWIRKTQPAGTDIIALGGIGGRIDQGLSQLHHLYLFQPDPAYENGRIYLLSGSSLTFLLKAGTHRIQVKEDGEEEVFGKHVGIIPLQEPSRITTKGLEWDVTDWETRMGGRVSTSNHVLPETKVVEVQTTKDVLFTIALSNTEGEEDG, encoded by the exons aTGGCTTCGGTCTTCGAGTGGCAGCCTAATAGGTTTCTGCAGGACCAGCCGAGTCCTCAGCCTTTTGCCCTCCTGGTGCTCAACCAGCCGCTcaagaacagcagcaacctGCGCAAGCTTTGGAGACACT CATCTCTCCGCGTAGCTGCTGACGGAGGCGCCAATCGTCTCCATGAGCTTTCTTCGTTTCAGGGCAAATTT TCGAACCTTCAAGTCATCATTGGCGATCTCGATTCATTGAGGCCGTCAGTCCACAACTTCTACACCTCCCAGCACACCCCCGCCCAGATCATCCATGATACCGACCAAGAAACCACCGACTTTGGCAAGGCCATCACCTGGATCCGCAAAACGCAGCCCGCTGGAACCGACATCATCGCCCTAGGTGGTATTGGCGGCCGTATTGACCAGGGACTCAGTCAGCTCCACCACCTCTACCTCTTCCAGCCCGATCCCGCGTATGAAAATGGCCGCATCTACCTTCTCTCCGGATCCAGCTTGACCTTTCTCCTAAAGGCGGGCACTCATCGCATCCAGGTCAAAGAGGacggtgaggaggaggtgtTTGGCAAGCACGTGGGAATCATTCCACTCCAGGAGCCAAGCCGCATCACAACCAAGGGTCTGGAGTGGGACGTCACCGACTGGGAAACGCGAATGGGCGGCAGAGTTAGCACCAGCAACCATGTTCTCCCAGAAACCAAGGTCGTCGAGGTGCAAACGACCAAGGATGTCCTCTTCACGATAGCGCTGAGCAATaccgagggcgaggaggacgGGTAG